From the genome of Candidatus Atribacteria bacterium ADurb.Bin276:
AAAATTAGCTTTAGGATCGTTATTTATAGTTTTAAGTGTATTACTTTGGCAAAGCGCTTTGTCCTGATTATTAATTTAGGAGTCATTGAAATGATAAAAAGGAGGTTTTCATAGGTGGCTAAAAAAGCTATCTTGGTGTTTTTATTGGTTTTTTTGGTTTTTGGAATAGTAGAAATTACTGGAGCTCAGGAAAATATTATTCCAGTAACCGTTATTCGAGTTTCTCAATCGAATGTAGTAGTTGCTGAATATTGCTGTGGGAAGGAAACAGTTAAAGTTCGAATTAAATTAGCTGGGGTAAAACCACCTTCAGCTTATGCAGGAATAACCGATCTTTTAAAAGAAAAACTTCGAAAATTTATTCATATGCCAGGCGTGAGTTTCGACTTTGCTTTGGGGCATACTAGTGAAGAAAAAGTTTGGGTTGGATACCTATCCTATCTCTGTCAATGTGAGAATGATGATCATGAAATTGCCATAATTAATGCAGAAATTATAGCTGAAGGATTAGCCGAAGTTGATAAAGATAACGCCGGGAAAAACATGATTAATTATTTACTTGGTGAACAAGAAAAAGCACGTTCAGAAAAAAAGGGTTTATGGCTTATAAAAGAAGATATAACAGCCTCCCCTGGTAGTGAGAAAGATGATTGTCCATCTTGCGAGAGATAAGTCATCTTTAAATAACAAAAGAGTGCTTTTCTAGCACTCTTTTGTTATTGACTATAATAAAAAGGATCTAAAATTTATCTGGTGTTTGTAAGAGTTTCTGGCTCTCGGGTGAGTTGTAATTTTCGGGTGTTATGATCGCAACTGGAATTTGGATATTCCTTTCATCTTCTTCAATTTTGCCGCCTTTGATAACTTTATCTAACATTTCAACGCCACGATATCCCATTTGGTAAGGATCTTGCGCAATAATTGCATTGATGGTTCCTTCTTCAAATAATGGCAAGGTTTCCGGACTAGGATCGAAAGTAATCAGCTTCACCTTTTGATCCAAGCCCTTGGCTTTAAGGGCTTGAGCAATGCCTACGCCCATAGGAGCAGCAGCCGAGTAAAATCCAACCAGATCAGGATTGGCATTGAGTAGGTCAGTGGCTATATTCATGGCAGTTGCAGCTATGGCATCTGTCCATTGGACCGGAAGAACTTGAATATCAGGGAACTTTTTCATGGCTTCGATAAAACCATCGCTTCGCTCCCGGCCGGTTTGTGAACCAGCAGTAATTCCAATATTCGCTACTTTACCCTTTCCGCCAATCATATCAGCTAACAAAAGCCCAGCTTTATAAGCTCCGTCAAAATTATCAGTGGTTATATTAGCCAGTGGAATTGTTTTATCCTCAATACCAGAATCGACCATAATAATTGGAATACCTGCTTTTATCCCATTTTCTACTGCTGGTTGTAATGCTTTTGCATCAGTAGCAGCCATAAGAATACCGGCTGGTTTGGTTGCAACAATATTATTAACTAAATTTACCTGTCCAGCTACATCAGCTTCGGTAGCAACGCCTTGATAATCTACTGTATATCCTAATTCATTCGCCTTATCGGTCGCCCCTTTACGGAGAAATAGCCAATAGGTTACATCGGTTGATTTGGGGATAAATACCATTGTCTTCGATTTTCCTTCATCTTGAGCAAAAGCAACGGTTAAGCAACCAATAATGAGCATAACAGCTAACATAAACGAAACAACCGAATACCATTTTTTCATTTTCATCCGACCTCCTTTTTTAATTAAAAAATGACTTATAAAGTCATTTTTGCCAATTAATGTTTTCGACGAATTTGATCAGCAGCTACTGCGAAAATAATAATTAAACCGTTTACCACATATTGATAAAAAGCTGATACTCCTAAAATATTTAAACCATTTCGGATAGTGGTTACCAATAAAGCTCCTATTAAAGAAGCAAAAATGTTTCCTTCTCCACCATAAATACTAGCTCCTCCAATAAAAACCGAACCGATTGCTAAGAGTTCATACCCATTTCCTGAAGCAGGTTGCATGGTCCCTAATCGTGCCGATTCAATGACTGCTGCAATCGCTGCGAACATCCCACAAATCATAAAAATTCCCAGTGTTACCGAGGAAACCTTAATGCCTGATAGCCGGGTTGCTTCGGGATTACTTCCTATGGAGTAAGTAAACCTCCCAAAACGAGTGTTTCTTAACACAAAATACATTACTGTAAACAAAATGATAACGATGATAGTCGGTACTGGTACAATCCCTGCGATTCTCCCTTGGCCAATCCATAAATATTCCCTCGGTAAGCCATAAATTGGCACTCCGTTACACAAAATTAAAGCCAACCCCCGAGCGATTCCCATCATTCCAAGTGTTGCAACAAATGGTGGAATTTTTAGTTTAATAATAGCTAAACCATTGCAAAACCCAGCAAAAAGCCCAGCACCAATTGATGCCATTAAAGACACAATTACGCTTCCGCTAAATTGTAAAGCCAGCCCACCAACAATTGCCGAAAAAGCAAAGACCGAGCCTACCGATAAATCGATCCCCCCGGAAAAGATAACAAAAGA
Proteins encoded in this window:
- the alsB_3 gene encoding D-allose-binding periplasmic protein precursor, which translates into the protein MKKWYSVVSFMLAVMLIIGCLTVAFAQDEGKSKTMVFIPKSTDVTYWLFLRKGATDKANELGYTVDYQGVATEADVAGQVNLVNNIVATKPAGILMAATDAKALQPAVENGIKAGIPIIMVDSGIEDKTIPLANITTDNFDGAYKAGLLLADMIGGKGKVANIGITAGSQTGRERSDGFIEAMKKFPDIQVLPVQWTDAIAATAMNIATDLLNANPDLVGFYSAAAPMGVGIAQALKAKGLDQKVKLITFDPSPETLPLFEEGTINAIIAQDPYQMGYRGVEMLDKVIKGGKIEEDERNIQIPVAIITPENYNSPESQKLLQTPDKF
- the rbsC_10 gene encoding Ribose transport system permease protein RbsC, whose protein sequence is MNQNLSDEHRKNWDVLSIFQYLYQQQSISMLFILIIMWVILSLLSPYFFTVNNLFEITLQSAVIALIAAGESFVIFSGGIDLSVGSVFAFSAIVGGLALQFSGSVIVSLMASIGAGLFAGFCNGLAIIKLKIPPFVATLGMMGIARGLALILCNGVPIYGLPREYLWIGQGRIAGIVPVPTIIVIILFTVMYFVLRNTRFGRFTYSIGSNPEATRLSGIKVSSVTLGIFMICGMFAAIAAVIESARLGTMQPASGNGYELLAIGSVFIGGASIYGGEGNIFASLIGALLVTTIRNGLNILGVSAFYQYVVNGLIIIFAVAADQIRRKH